One Chitinophagales bacterium genomic window carries:
- a CDS encoding NAD-dependent epimerase/dehydratase family protein — METILITGGTGLIGNYLTSFLQNAGYKITYLSRKKNTTGTVKTYLWDLKNYRIDEEAITTCNHIIHLAGANVADKRGHLPIKKKLRTAA, encoded by the coding sequence ATGGAAACCATTTTAATAACAGGAGGAACAGGATTGATCGGGAATTACCTTACTTCCTTTCTTCAAAATGCAGGATATAAAATAACTTATCTAAGCAGAAAAAAGAACACTACCGGAACAGTAAAGACCTATCTATGGGATCTTAAAAATTACCGGATTGATGAAGAAGCAATTACCACATGTAATCACATTATTCATCTTGCAGGGGCAAATGTAGCAGATAAAAGGGGACACCTGCCTATAAAAAAGAAATTGCGGACAGCCGCATAG